Proteins encoded within one genomic window of Jiangella mangrovi:
- a CDS encoding LysR family transcriptional regulator has product MNLEQLRGFVEVARLGHFTRAAEHLHLAQPSLSRQIASLEHDLGAELFHRARGHIALTAAGEALLPLARRMLADADAVRREMAELAGLRRGRVRLGATPTLCISLVAEAVSAFHGAHPGIDLHLTEGGSRVLIDQLAGGALDVALITASEGPPVAGASLTRTPLLTEELVVVSSAARPPVTTRASIGLDRLAELPQIVFHESYDLRVTTEAAFRAAGLAPSVVLEGAEMDAVLRFVERGLGVAVVPAMVLLDRPGLRSVRLTGPTLTRTVSLAHRSDVTPTRAAAAMQQVIVATADALAARAPATVSRATGRGRRSTPSE; this is encoded by the coding sequence ATGAACCTGGAGCAACTGCGCGGGTTCGTCGAGGTCGCACGGCTCGGCCACTTCACCCGCGCGGCCGAGCACCTGCACCTGGCCCAGCCCTCGCTCAGCCGGCAGATCGCGTCACTCGAGCACGACCTGGGCGCCGAGCTGTTCCACCGCGCCCGCGGGCACATCGCGCTGACCGCGGCCGGCGAGGCCCTGCTGCCGCTGGCCCGGCGCATGCTGGCCGACGCCGACGCCGTCCGCCGCGAGATGGCCGAGCTCGCCGGGCTGCGCCGCGGCCGGGTGCGGCTGGGCGCCACACCGACGCTGTGCATCAGTCTGGTCGCCGAGGCGGTCAGCGCCTTCCACGGCGCGCATCCGGGCATCGACCTGCACCTCACCGAGGGCGGCTCGCGCGTGCTGATCGACCAGCTGGCCGGCGGCGCGCTGGACGTCGCCCTGATCACCGCGTCCGAGGGACCACCGGTGGCCGGGGCGAGCCTCACCCGCACGCCCCTGCTGACCGAGGAGCTCGTCGTCGTCTCCTCGGCCGCTCGGCCGCCCGTGACCACGCGGGCGTCGATCGGCCTCGACCGGCTGGCCGAGTTGCCGCAGATCGTCTTCCACGAGAGCTACGACCTGCGGGTGACCACGGAGGCGGCGTTCCGCGCCGCCGGCCTCGCCCCGTCGGTCGTGCTCGAAGGGGCCGAGATGGACGCCGTGCTGCGCTTCGTGGAGCGCGGCCTGGGCGTCGCCGTCGTGCCCGCCATGGTGCTGCTCGACCGGCCGGGGCTGCGCTCGGTGCGGCTCACCGGGCCCACACTGACCCGCACCGTCAGCCTGGCGCACCGCTCGGACGTGACGCCGACCCGGGCCGCCGCGGCGATGCAGCAGGTCATCGTGGCCACGGCCGACGCGCTGGCCGCCCGGGCACCGGCGACGGTCAGTCGGGCGACGGGTCGGGGCCGCCGTTCCACACCCAGCGAGTGA
- a CDS encoding pyridoxamine 5'-phosphate oxidase family protein has product MIISHRVPWPMHRRRLERASDYWLSTTRPDGRPHVAPLWGVWLDGRLYFSTDPASVKGRNLASEPRAAVHIDGGHDVLVIEGTTARVDDDAVRQRVDDAMAAKYLTPDGTAYRLAMDPPNRLWELRPERALAWWEALTGPTFTRWVWNGGPDPSPD; this is encoded by the coding sequence ATGATCATTTCGCATCGTGTTCCCTGGCCCATGCACCGGCGTCGCCTCGAGCGCGCCTCCGACTACTGGCTCAGCACCACCCGGCCCGACGGCCGGCCGCACGTGGCGCCGTTGTGGGGCGTGTGGCTCGACGGCCGGCTCTATTTCAGTACCGACCCGGCCTCGGTCAAGGGCCGCAACCTCGCGAGCGAGCCGCGCGCCGCCGTCCACATCGACGGTGGCCACGACGTGCTGGTCATCGAGGGGACGACGGCGCGGGTCGACGACGACGCCGTCAGGCAGCGGGTCGACGACGCCATGGCGGCCAAGTACCTCACCCCCGACGGCACCGCGTACCGGCTGGCCATGGACCCTCCCAACCGCCTCTGGGAGCTCCGCCCCGAACGCGCGCTGGCTTGGTGGGAGGCGCTCACCGGCCCCACGTTCACTCGCTGGGTGTGGAACGGCGGCCCCGACCCGTCGCCCGACTGA
- a CDS encoding alpha/beta fold hydrolase, producing MVRIEPVTVAVDGAVLDDLGARLRATRWARREASSTALGPRSAELRELCDRWAGGFDWPAAAARINQARHLLVRASGGAGAVHVAVHDGDGRPPLLLLHGWPSSFLEFERLVPLLVPRTVVVASLPGYGLSRRPAGRWTTRDTAGLLASTMAALGFGRFVAHGTDFGSDVASWLSLDHPRAVAGLHLSNVDLAPSLPEGDEPTAEEQAYLARFGGWWRGENGYKEIQSTRPGALAPALLDSPAGLAAWVLDKWDAWTDPALGPTVAARVGPDALPELLTWWWATATAETSVLDYADNRAAGTTVLPRGVRIEVPTEVARFGHERGFREDAPRSWLERMYRLERWTDQPRGGHFAALEAPDLLAADLLAFADEVG from the coding sequence GTGGTGCGGATCGAGCCGGTGACGGTCGCGGTCGACGGCGCCGTGCTGGACGACCTCGGCGCGCGGCTCCGGGCGACGCGGTGGGCGCGGCGCGAGGCGTCCAGCACCGCCCTCGGGCCGCGCAGCGCCGAGCTACGGGAGCTCTGCGACCGATGGGCCGGCGGGTTCGACTGGCCGGCGGCCGCGGCGCGCATCAACCAGGCCCGCCACCTGCTCGTGCGGGCGAGTGGGGGCGCGGGCGCCGTCCATGTTGCGGTCCACGACGGCGACGGGCGCCCGCCGCTGCTCCTGCTGCACGGCTGGCCGAGCAGCTTCCTCGAGTTCGAGCGGCTGGTCCCGCTGCTGGTGCCGCGCACCGTCGTCGTCGCGTCGCTGCCGGGCTACGGGCTGTCGCGACGCCCGGCCGGACGGTGGACGACGCGCGACACCGCGGGGCTGCTGGCGTCGACGATGGCAGCGCTCGGCTTCGGCCGGTTTGTCGCGCACGGCACCGACTTCGGGTCCGACGTCGCGAGCTGGCTGTCCCTGGACCACCCGCGCGCCGTCGCCGGGCTGCACCTGTCCAACGTCGACCTCGCTCCGTCGCTCCCCGAGGGTGACGAGCCGACGGCCGAGGAGCAGGCCTACCTCGCCCGGTTCGGCGGCTGGTGGCGCGGCGAGAACGGCTACAAGGAGATCCAGTCGACCCGGCCGGGCGCGCTCGCCCCGGCGCTGCTGGACTCGCCGGCCGGGCTGGCCGCCTGGGTGCTCGACAAGTGGGACGCGTGGACCGACCCCGCGCTGGGTCCGACGGTGGCCGCCCGGGTCGGGCCCGACGCCCTGCCCGAGCTGCTGACCTGGTGGTGGGCGACGGCGACGGCGGAGACCTCGGTGCTCGACTACGCCGACAACCGCGCCGCCGGCACGACGGTGTTGCCCCGTGGTGTGCGGATCGAGGTGCCGACGGAGGTCGCCAGGTTCGGCCACGAGCGCGGGTTCCGCGAGGACGCGCCGCGCTCCTGGCTGGAGCGGATGTACCGCCTGGAGCGCTGGACCGACCAGCCGCGCGGCGGCCACTTCGCCGCCCTCGAGGCGCCCGACCTCCTGGCTGCCGACCTGCTCGCCTTCGCCGACGAGGTCGGCTGA
- a CDS encoding ArsR/SmtB family transcription factor → MDELQHRLSVIAEPNRFRIVELLRSGPRSVGAIVDALGLAQPHVSRHLRLLADAGVVEATRQAQQRIYRLRPEPLRDIGAWAQTFAVLWTDRLDRLGDFLGAAETTTEPNGERP, encoded by the coding sequence ATGGACGAGCTGCAGCACCGGCTGAGCGTGATCGCGGAGCCCAACCGCTTCCGCATCGTCGAGCTGCTCCGGTCCGGCCCGCGCAGCGTCGGCGCCATCGTCGACGCGCTCGGGCTGGCGCAGCCGCACGTGTCGCGGCATCTGCGGCTGCTGGCCGACGCCGGCGTCGTCGAGGCGACCCGGCAGGCCCAGCAGCGCATCTACCGGCTGCGTCCGGAGCCGCTGCGCGACATCGGCGCCTGGGCGCAGACCTTCGCCGTCCTGTGGACCGACCGGCTGGACCGCCTCGGCGACTTCCTCGGCGCCGCCGAGACCACTACCGAACCGAACGGAGAGCGCCCATGA
- a CDS encoding SRPBCC family protein, whose amino-acid sequence MSADGIVIDEQNYTLTIARRYPAAADRVWAAWTEPDAIARWWGPHGWTTTVERMDVRPGGEWRYSMAADDGSGGPVHLVATYGEVRPRERLSYLDRQATADWVAVGDGIPTDVVFTPDGTGTHVSINAGFPDGDTLRQWVASGMGEGYLEALERLDTIL is encoded by the coding sequence ATGAGCGCCGACGGCATCGTCATCGACGAGCAGAACTACACCCTGACCATCGCCCGGCGCTACCCCGCGGCGGCCGACCGCGTGTGGGCCGCGTGGACCGAGCCCGACGCCATCGCCCGCTGGTGGGGACCGCACGGCTGGACCACCACCGTCGAGCGGATGGACGTCCGCCCCGGCGGCGAGTGGCGGTACTCCATGGCCGCCGACGACGGCTCCGGCGGCCCCGTCCACCTCGTCGCCACCTACGGCGAGGTGCGCCCGCGGGAGCGGCTGAGCTACCTCGACCGGCAGGCGACCGCGGACTGGGTCGCCGTCGGCGACGGCATCCCCACCGATGTCGTCTTCACGCCCGACGGCACCGGCACCCACGTCAGCATCAACGCCGGCTTCCCCGACGGCGACACCCTGCGCCAGTGGGTCGCGAGCGGCATGGGCGAGGGCTACCTGGAGGCGCTGGAGCGCCTCGACACCATCCTCTGA
- a CDS encoding alpha/beta fold hydrolase gives MDTLTSKDGTTIAYETAGSGPAVIVISTVAEDHTGVAGIAAALAKHFTVVNYDRHGRGGSGDPQPYDPAREIDDIEALIDTVGGTAALVSGSAGGILALDAATALGPKVTGLGLYEPPFIIDDSRPPAPEGYVAHQEALVAAGRRSEAVEYFMTDTLLVPAEWVEAMKQDPSWDAMAALAHTYAYDGRIVEGLLSGRPLPRDRWSVEAPILVLVGENSEQFFLDGAHALAEILPAVTVEQLPGQDHGAFWMAPDTVAESFRSFLSA, from the coding sequence ATGGACACCTTGACCTCGAAGGACGGCACCACCATCGCCTATGAGACGGCCGGCTCCGGCCCCGCCGTCATCGTCATCAGCACCGTCGCCGAGGACCACACCGGCGTCGCCGGCATCGCCGCCGCACTGGCCAAGCACTTCACCGTCGTCAACTACGACCGGCACGGCCGCGGCGGCAGCGGCGACCCGCAGCCCTACGACCCGGCCCGCGAGATCGACGACATCGAGGCGCTCATCGACACCGTCGGCGGCACGGCGGCGCTGGTCAGCGGCTCCGCCGGCGGCATCCTGGCGCTCGACGCCGCCACGGCGCTGGGCCCGAAGGTCACCGGCCTGGGCCTGTACGAGCCGCCGTTCATCATCGACGACTCCCGGCCGCCGGCTCCCGAGGGCTACGTCGCGCACCAGGAGGCGCTGGTCGCGGCGGGCAGGCGCAGCGAGGCGGTCGAGTACTTCATGACCGACACGCTCCTGGTCCCGGCCGAGTGGGTCGAGGCCATGAAGCAGGACCCGTCCTGGGACGCGATGGCCGCACTCGCGCACACCTACGCCTACGACGGGCGCATCGTCGAGGGCCTGCTGTCCGGCCGGCCGCTCCCCCGCGACCGCTGGTCCGTCGAGGCGCCGATCCTGGTGCTGGTCGGCGAGAACAGCGAGCAGTTCTTCCTCGACGGCGCCCACGCGCTGGCCGAGATCCTGCCCGCCGTCACTGTCGAGCAGCTGCCCGGCCAGGACCACGGTGCGTTCTGGATGGCACCCGACACCGTCGCCGAGTCCTTCCGTTCGTTCCTCAGTGCCTGA
- the argG gene encoding argininosuccinate synthase has product MSKVLTSLPAGDRVGIAFSGGLDTSVAVAWMRDKGAVPCTYTADLGQADEDDIDSVPGRAKLYGAEIARLVDCRAALVEEGLAALTCGAFHIRSAGRAYFNTTPLGRAVTGTLLVRAMLEDDVQIWGDGSTFKGNDIERFYRYGLLANPNLRIYKPWLDAQFVGELGGRREMSEWLREHDLPYRDSTEKAYSTDANIWGATHEAKTLEHLDNGIETVDPIMGVRFWDPSVEIATEDVTIGFEQGRPTTINGRAHANPVELVLEANAIGGRHGMGMSDQIENRIIEAKSRGIYEAPGMALLHAAYERLVNAIHNEDTVANYHNEGRRLGRLMYEGRWLDPQALMLRESLQRWVGSAVTGEVTLRLRRGEDYSILDTTGPALSYHPDKLSMERTEDSAFGPLDRIGQLTMRNLDIADSRAKLEQYAGLGMVGSTHAELIGATHLVGELPQGGAEAIASRGEVDADDVMLDRAAMEAGTD; this is encoded by the coding sequence GTGTCCAAGGTGCTCACCTCCCTGCCCGCCGGCGATCGGGTCGGCATTGCGTTCTCCGGCGGCCTCGACACCTCTGTGGCGGTGGCGTGGATGCGCGACAAGGGGGCGGTGCCGTGCACGTACACCGCCGACCTCGGTCAGGCCGACGAGGACGACATCGACTCGGTGCCGGGCCGGGCGAAGTTGTACGGCGCTGAGATCGCGCGCCTCGTCGACTGCCGGGCCGCGCTGGTCGAGGAGGGTCTGGCCGCGCTGACGTGCGGCGCCTTCCACATCCGGTCCGCGGGCCGCGCCTACTTCAACACCACCCCGCTCGGCCGCGCCGTCACCGGCACGCTGCTGGTGCGGGCGATGCTCGAGGACGACGTCCAGATCTGGGGCGACGGGTCGACGTTCAAGGGGAACGACATCGAGCGGTTCTACCGCTACGGCCTGCTCGCCAACCCCAACCTTCGCATCTACAAGCCGTGGCTCGACGCCCAGTTCGTGGGCGAGCTGGGCGGCCGGCGCGAGATGAGCGAGTGGCTGCGCGAGCACGACCTCCCGTACCGCGACAGCACCGAGAAGGCGTACTCGACCGACGCGAACATCTGGGGCGCGACGCACGAGGCGAAGACGCTCGAGCACCTCGACAACGGCATCGAGACCGTCGACCCGATCATGGGGGTCCGGTTCTGGGACCCGTCGGTCGAGATCGCCACCGAGGACGTCACCATCGGCTTCGAGCAGGGCCGCCCGACGACCATCAACGGCCGAGCGCACGCGAACCCCGTCGAGCTGGTCCTGGAAGCCAACGCCATCGGCGGGCGGCACGGCATGGGCATGTCCGACCAGATCGAGAACCGCATCATCGAGGCCAAGAGCCGCGGCATCTACGAGGCGCCCGGCATGGCCCTGCTGCACGCGGCCTACGAGCGGCTGGTCAACGCGATCCACAACGAGGACACCGTCGCCAACTACCACAACGAGGGCCGGCGGCTCGGCCGGCTCATGTACGAGGGCCGCTGGCTCGACCCGCAGGCGCTCATGTTGCGTGAGTCGCTGCAGCGGTGGGTCGGCTCGGCGGTGACGGGCGAGGTGACGCTGCGGCTGCGGCGCGGCGAGGACTACTCGATCCTCGACACCACCGGCCCGGCGCTGAGCTACCACCCGGACAAGCTGTCCATGGAGCGCACCGAGGACTCCGCGTTCGGCCCGCTCGACCGCATCGGCCAGCTCACCATGCGCAACCTCGACATCGCCGACTCGCGCGCCAAGCTCGAGCAGTACGCCGGGCTCGGCATGGTCGGCAGCACCCACGCGGAGCTCATCGGCGCCACGCACCTGGTCGGCGAGCTGCCCCAGGGCGGCGCCGAGGCCATCGCCTCGCGCGGCGAGGTCGACGCCGACGACGTCATGCTCGACCGGGCGGCCATGGAGGCCGGCACCGACTGA
- a CDS encoding ArsR/SmtB family transcription factor — MSIDRTMPDYDLDDQAVVTAPAQLRAMSDPLRSTILDLVLERAATVSELALAVGRPKSTVAHHVGVLVSAGLLRVVRTRRVRAIDERYYGRTARLFRIGKIDHPVIWENDLSVAAAEARAAYEADVMMSIHRHARIPRERGMEFWEKVLELVREFSTMERSGDTVFGFVAGLYPTDHPALPDPPRED; from the coding sequence ATGTCGATCGATCGGACGATGCCCGACTACGACCTGGACGACCAGGCCGTCGTGACGGCGCCCGCGCAGCTGCGCGCGATGTCCGACCCGCTGCGATCGACCATCCTCGATCTCGTCCTCGAGCGGGCGGCGACGGTGTCCGAGCTGGCTCTGGCGGTGGGGCGCCCCAAATCGACGGTGGCCCACCACGTGGGCGTGTTGGTCTCGGCCGGGCTGTTGCGGGTCGTCCGGACCCGGCGGGTCCGCGCCATCGACGAGCGCTACTACGGCCGGACGGCGCGGCTGTTCCGCATCGGCAAGATCGACCACCCGGTCATCTGGGAGAACGACCTCTCCGTCGCCGCCGCCGAGGCCCGGGCCGCGTACGAGGCCGACGTGATGATGAGCATCCACCGGCACGCCCGGATCCCGCGCGAGCGTGGGATGGAGTTCTGGGAGAAGGTGCTCGAGCTCGTGCGCGAGTTCAGCACGATGGAACGCTCGGGCGACACGGTGTTCGGCTTCGTGGCGGGCCTGTACCCGACCGACCACCCGGCGCTGCCCGACCCTCCGCGTGAAGATTGA
- a CDS encoding alpha/beta fold hydrolase: MHIVLIPGLWLDGSSWDRVIPVLEQAGHTTHPLTLPGLESKDADRSTIGLRDHIDAIVAAVDAVPEDDGQVLVVGHSLGAGLAYAVADARPDRVARTVYVGGFPAVDGEPLGSFAAENGEIPLPSWEDLGEDDLKDLDDAARADFRARAIPSPERVTTDPVRLTSDRRYDVPVTVICPEFTAADLREWIDGGAPPVQEFTRLRDVEYVDLPTGHWPQFSRPEDLGRAINDAAAKATQAAG, from the coding sequence ATGCACATCGTTCTGATCCCCGGGCTCTGGCTCGACGGCTCGTCGTGGGACCGGGTGATCCCCGTCCTCGAGCAGGCCGGCCACACGACGCACCCGCTCACGCTCCCCGGTCTCGAGTCGAAGGACGCCGACCGTTCGACGATCGGCCTGCGGGACCACATCGACGCGATCGTCGCGGCGGTCGACGCCGTCCCCGAGGACGACGGCCAGGTGCTGGTCGTCGGGCACTCGCTCGGGGCCGGGCTCGCCTACGCCGTCGCCGACGCACGGCCGGACCGGGTGGCCCGCACGGTCTACGTCGGCGGCTTCCCGGCCGTCGACGGCGAGCCGCTCGGCAGCTTCGCGGCCGAGAACGGCGAGATCCCGCTGCCCAGCTGGGAGGACCTCGGCGAGGACGACCTCAAGGACCTCGACGACGCCGCCCGCGCCGACTTCCGCGCCCGCGCGATCCCGTCGCCCGAGCGCGTCACCACCGACCCCGTCCGCCTCACCAGCGACCGCCGCTACGACGTCCCCGTCACCGTCATCTGCCCGGAGTTCACCGCCGCCGACCTGCGCGAGTGGATCGACGGCGGCGCGCCGCCCGTGCAGGAGTTCACCAGGCTCCGCGACGTCGAGTACGTCGACCTGCCGACCGGCCACTGGCCGCAGTTCAGCCGCCCCGAGGACCTCGGCCGCGCCATCAACGACGCGGCGGCCAAGGCGACGCAGGCCGCGGGATGA
- a CDS encoding DinB family protein, with protein sequence MTDLDEYGRPQPPVDGDELATLAGFLDYQRATLAWKCRGVDPAGLTATVGASTMTLGGLLKHLAYVEDDWFVRALFGRERSAPWNTVDWAADNDWDWNSAADDTAEELFALWETAVERSRAGLVEALTHGGLEQPAERTWPDGRSPSLRWILTHMIEEYARHNGHADLLRESVDGSTGE encoded by the coding sequence ATGACCGACCTCGACGAGTACGGACGGCCTCAGCCCCCGGTCGACGGCGACGAACTCGCGACCCTGGCCGGCTTCCTCGACTACCAGCGCGCCACGCTGGCGTGGAAGTGCCGCGGCGTCGACCCCGCCGGCCTGACCGCGACCGTCGGCGCCTCCACCATGACGCTCGGCGGACTGCTCAAGCACCTCGCCTACGTCGAGGACGACTGGTTCGTCCGCGCCCTGTTCGGACGCGAGCGCAGCGCACCCTGGAACACCGTCGACTGGGCCGCCGACAACGACTGGGACTGGAACTCCGCCGCCGACGACACCGCCGAAGAGCTGTTCGCGCTCTGGGAGACGGCGGTCGAGCGGTCCCGCGCCGGTCTCGTCGAGGCGCTCACCCACGGCGGCCTCGAGCAGCCCGCGGAGCGCACCTGGCCGGACGGCCGCTCCCCCAGCCTGCGCTGGATCCTCACCCACATGATCGAGGAGTACGCGCGGCACAACGGCCACGCCGACCTCCTGCGCGAGTCCGTCGACGGAAGCACCGGGGAGTGA
- a CDS encoding VOC family protein has product MSEPFTMREFHADERTSDWRVVGDGATAVFRTGSFGAGAALVEAIAGAVGDAGPHHPDVDLRHDTVTVRILTERPDYMGLTTGDLELALRISELARDQGLTADPSSIQCVQVTMDALVSADVMPFWAAVLGYERRADSPDEDLVDPRWRGPSIWFQDMDAPRPQRNRFHLDVWVPPELAQARVEAALAAGGHLVRDAGPTWWTLADAEGNEVDVTCATGRD; this is encoded by the coding sequence ATGTCCGAGCCCTTCACCATGCGCGAGTTCCACGCCGACGAGCGCACCAGCGACTGGCGGGTGGTCGGCGACGGCGCCACCGCGGTCTTCCGCACGGGATCGTTCGGCGCCGGCGCCGCGCTGGTCGAGGCGATCGCCGGGGCCGTCGGCGACGCCGGGCCGCATCATCCGGACGTCGACCTGCGGCACGACACCGTCACCGTCCGGATCCTCACCGAGCGGCCCGACTACATGGGCCTGACGACCGGCGACCTCGAGCTGGCGCTGCGGATCTCGGAACTGGCCCGCGACCAGGGCCTCACCGCCGACCCGTCGTCGATCCAGTGCGTCCAGGTCACCATGGACGCGCTGGTCAGCGCCGACGTCATGCCGTTCTGGGCGGCCGTGCTCGGGTACGAGCGGCGCGCCGACAGCCCGGACGAGGACCTCGTCGACCCGCGCTGGCGGGGGCCGTCGATCTGGTTCCAGGACATGGACGCGCCGCGCCCGCAGCGCAACCGCTTCCACCTCGACGTCTGGGTGCCGCCGGAGCTGGCGCAGGCCCGGGTCGAGGCTGCCCTCGCGGCCGGCGGGCACCTGGTCCGCGACGCGGGGCCGACGTGGTGGACGCTCGCCGACGCCGAGGGCAACGAGGTCGACGTCACCTGCGCGACCGGGCGCGACTGA
- a CDS encoding alkaline phosphatase D family protein yields MDVSPQRPLSRRLFVTGLGATAAAASVPGLIRVDGAHAAPPGTGGTLPDGVFSLGVASGDPLPGGVVLWTRLAPDPLFGGGMPDRPYPVEWEVADDDTFARVVRRGRVVALPQQGHSVHAEVEGLRPGATYAYRFRAGGRISPVGYTRTAPAGSVAAVRFAFASCQNWQDGYFTAYHHLAGEDLDFVAFLGDYIYESVPRTTTVRTHEGTGEPVGLVEYRNRHAQYRSDPNLQAAHANFPWIVTWDDHEVDNNWVDEIPQDPAQQSPEAFRARRQAAFQAYYEHMPLRRGSRPRGLDLQLYRRLRFGDLVDLHVLDTRQYRSDQPATLEAASTDASLTMTGEEQERWLVDGLTDGGTRWNLLANQVMWAQNDRTAGEVDTFDLDNWDGYRVQRRRLLELFGSGSVANPVVLTGDRHCTWVADLEPDFDDPSSPVVGAEITGTSISSGGDSDPVAFQNTYRPIAEESPHWKYWDNQRGYVVCDVTPERMLSSLRLVDTVWQSEGATVRTSAEFLVEAGRPGVTVEYQEPRTVQQRAQSRRDSGPVYDVDDVDETADLQR; encoded by the coding sequence ATGGATGTCTCCCCCCAGCGTCCCCTGTCCCGTCGTCTCTTCGTCACCGGCCTCGGCGCAACCGCCGCGGCCGCCTCCGTCCCCGGCCTCATCCGCGTCGACGGCGCGCATGCGGCGCCGCCCGGCACCGGCGGCACGCTGCCCGACGGTGTCTTCTCGCTCGGCGTCGCCTCGGGCGACCCGCTTCCCGGCGGCGTCGTGCTGTGGACCCGGCTGGCGCCGGACCCGCTGTTCGGCGGCGGCATGCCGGACCGTCCCTACCCCGTCGAGTGGGAGGTCGCCGACGACGACACGTTCGCGCGCGTCGTCCGCCGCGGCCGGGTGGTCGCGCTGCCGCAGCAGGGTCACAGCGTGCACGCCGAGGTCGAGGGCCTGCGGCCGGGCGCGACCTACGCCTACCGCTTCCGCGCCGGCGGTCGCATCTCGCCCGTCGGGTACACCAGGACGGCGCCGGCGGGCTCCGTCGCGGCCGTGCGCTTCGCGTTCGCCAGCTGTCAGAACTGGCAGGACGGCTACTTCACCGCCTATCACCACTTGGCCGGTGAGGATCTGGACTTCGTCGCGTTCCTCGGCGACTACATCTACGAGTCCGTTCCGCGCACCACCACCGTCCGCACCCACGAGGGCACCGGCGAGCCGGTCGGCCTGGTCGAGTACCGCAACCGGCACGCGCAGTACCGCTCGGACCCGAACCTGCAGGCCGCACACGCGAACTTCCCGTGGATCGTCACCTGGGACGACCACGAGGTCGACAACAACTGGGTCGACGAGATCCCGCAGGACCCTGCCCAGCAGAGCCCCGAAGCGTTCCGGGCCCGCCGCCAGGCCGCGTTCCAGGCGTACTACGAGCACATGCCGCTGCGGCGCGGGTCCCGCCCGCGCGGCCTCGACCTGCAGCTCTACCGGCGGCTGCGCTTCGGCGACCTCGTCGACCTGCACGTGCTGGACACCCGGCAGTACCGCTCGGACCAGCCGGCGACGCTCGAGGCCGCGTCGACCGACGCGTCGCTGACCATGACCGGCGAGGAGCAGGAGCGCTGGCTCGTCGACGGCCTCACCGACGGCGGCACGCGCTGGAACCTGCTGGCCAACCAGGTCATGTGGGCGCAGAACGACCGCACCGCCGGCGAGGTCGACACCTTCGACTTAGACAACTGGGACGGCTACCGCGTGCAGCGCCGGCGGCTGCTCGAGCTGTTCGGCAGCGGGTCGGTCGCGAACCCCGTCGTGCTGACGGGGGACCGGCACTGCACGTGGGTCGCCGACCTGGAGCCCGACTTCGACGACCCGTCGTCGCCGGTGGTGGGCGCGGAGATCACCGGCACCTCGATCTCGTCGGGCGGCGACTCCGACCCCGTCGCGTTCCAGAACACCTACCGGCCCATCGCCGAGGAGAGCCCGCACTGGAAGTACTGGGACAACCAGCGCGGCTACGTCGTCTGCGACGTGACACCGGAGCGGATGCTCAGCTCGCTGCGGCTGGTCGACACCGTCTGGCAGTCCGAGGGCGCCACGGTGCGGACGTCGGCGGAGTTCCTCGTCGAGGCAGGCCGGCCGGGCGTCACCGTCGAGTACCAAGAGCCGCGGACGGTCCAGCAGCGGGCGCAGTCCCGCCGCGACTCCGGCCCCGTCTACGACGTCGACGACGTCGACGAGACCGCGGACCTGCAGCGCTGA
- a CDS encoding M15 family metallopeptidase — translation MTILLSDPRVAAIPVDDEGEPLVELTAAFGPARARVRVSLAQRLLLARDRMPDGVSLRVVEGHRSIADQRAIIARYAAELSAAHPGLVHDLPELERLTSRFVSPVAVAPHVAGAAVDLTLVDGDGRELDLGTPIDATPERSDGACYFAARNIGPEARVYRALLADVLGSVGLVNYPTEWWHWSYGDRYWALVIGAPAALYGPIGAHLVAA, via the coding sequence ATGACGATTCTCCTGTCCGACCCGCGGGTCGCAGCCATACCCGTCGACGACGAGGGTGAGCCGCTCGTCGAGCTCACCGCGGCGTTCGGCCCGGCCCGCGCGCGGGTGCGGGTCTCGCTCGCCCAGCGGCTCCTGCTGGCCCGCGACCGGATGCCCGACGGCGTGAGCCTGCGGGTGGTCGAGGGGCACCGCAGCATCGCCGACCAACGGGCCATCATCGCCCGCTACGCCGCCGAGCTGTCCGCCGCCCACCCCGGACTGGTCCACGATCTCCCCGAGCTCGAGCGGCTGACCAGCCGGTTCGTCTCCCCCGTCGCGGTCGCGCCGCACGTGGCGGGCGCGGCCGTCGATCTGACGCTGGTCGACGGCGACGGGCGGGAGCTGGACCTCGGGACGCCGATCGACGCGACGCCGGAGCGGAGCGACGGCGCCTGCTACTTCGCCGCGCGGAACATCGGCCCGGAGGCCCGGGTGTACCGCGCGCTGCTGGCCGACGTGCTCGGCTCGGTCGGGCTGGTCAACTACCCGACCGAGTGGTGGCACTGGAGCTACGGCGACCGCTACTGGGCGCTGGTGATCGGCGCGCCGGCCGCGCTCTACGGCCCGATCGGCGCCCACCTGGTGGCGGCATGA